Proteins found in one Sorghum bicolor cultivar BTx623 chromosome 1, Sorghum_bicolor_NCBIv3, whole genome shotgun sequence genomic segment:
- the LOC8062271 gene encoding vam6/Vps39-like protein gives MVHSAYDAVELVADVPGQIEAVASHAGKLLVAVSDTEGFLWGSDCSLRIYSAPPPSDGGGEIRWDGTYALERQEPRFWRRPPLAMEVSASRDLLISLSEWVALHRLPGLETVAVVSSKTKGANVFAWDERRGFLAVGRQKRLTIFRLDSGREFVEVKEFGVPDILKSMAWCGDNICLGIRREYMIINSMTGALTEVFSSGRIAPPLVVPLPTGELILGKDNIGVFVDQNGKLIQDGRIIWSDTPASVVIHRPFAVARLSRHVEIRSLRAPNALVQTVVLRDVQKLVQTDNCILAALSNSVHGLLPVPIGAQIVQLTASGEFEEALALCKLLPPEDSNLRAAKESSIHIRYGHFLFDSGSYEEAMEQFSDSHVDITYVLSLYPSIVLPQTNIIGEHDKLLDMPELTRESSDVTDEMESYSLQLHDPDDKSPLEAKKMSHNALAALVKYLQKKRSGIIERATAEVTEEVVSGAVHHSLKLSEPYKAKKLSKKRAQTHTSSIAREMATVLDTSLLQALILTGQSSVAIELLKGLNYCDLKICEEFLKERSEYMVLLELYKSNEMHREALRLLNQLVEESKSEMENADFNKKFNPQMILEYLRPLCRSDPMLVLESSLYVLERNPSETIQLFLSENVPADLVNSYLKQHAPNLQSTYLELMLSMNDTGINPNLQNELVQLYLSEVLDWYKILKEEGNWTEKTYSPTRKKLISTLESNSGYNTDLLLKRLPQDALFEERAILYGKINQHLRALSLYVHKLQMPERAVAYCDRVYEEREQQPSKSNIYFNLLQIYLNPRKAEKEFEQKIVPVASQYSGIQKASATKIKGGRIGKKVVEIEGADDIRFSPSGTDSGRSDGDGDDVSDVNDGGPIMLNEALELLSQRWDRINGAQALRLLPRDTKLQDLVSFLEPLLRNSSEHRRNYLVIKNLIFRANLQVKEDLYKRCQAVVKIDGDSMCSLCHKRVANSAFAIYPNGQTLVHFVCFKESQQIKAVRGANSLKRR, from the exons atggtgcACAGCGCGTACGATGCTGTCGAGCTGGTGGCCGACGTGCCGGGCCAAATCGAGGCCGTCGCCTCCCACGCTGGGAAGCTCCTCGTCGCGGTTTCCGACACCGAAGGTTTCCTCTGGGGCTCCGATTGCTCCCTGCGCATCTACTCCGCTCCTCCCCcctccgacggcggcggcgagatcCGGTGGGACGGGACCTACGCGCTCGAGCGGCAGGAGCCGCGGTTCTGGCGGCGCCCGCCCTTAGCCATGGAGGTCAGCGCCAGCCGCGACCTCCTGATCTCGCTCTCGGAGTGGGTCGCGCTCCACCGCCTCCCCGGGCTCGAGACCGTCGCCGTCGTCTCTAGCAAGACAAAGGGGGCCAACGTCTTTGCCTGGGACGAGCGGCGGGGCTTCCTTGCCGTCGGTCGACAGAAGCGACTCACCATCTTCCGCCTCGACA GTGGGCGAGAATTTGTTGAAGTGAAGGAATTTGGAGTGCCAGATATTTTGAAATCAATGGCCTGGTGTGGTGATAACATATGTCTTGGAATCAGGCGGGAATATATGATAATAAATAGCATGACTGGGGCACTAACAGAAGTGTTTTCTTCTGGGAGGATTGCTCCTCCTTTAGTTGTGCCTCTTCCTACTGGGGAACTGATCCTTGGCAAG GATAACATTGGGGTATTCGTTGATCAAAATGGCAAACTTATTCAAGACGGCAGAATAATTTGGTCAGACACACCAGCTTCTGTCGTTATACATAGACCATTTGCTGTGGCACGCCTGTCACGGCATGTTGAG ATACGCTCTCTTAGGGCTCCCAATGCATTGGTTCAGACAGTTGTGCTCCGTGATGTTCAAAAGCTTGTCCAAACTGACAACTGTATACTTGCTGCGCTATCTAACTCTGTTCATGGTTTGTTGCCCGTTCCTATTGGCGCTCAG ATAGTGCAATTGACCGCTTCTGGGGAGTTTGAGGAGGCACTAGCATTGTGTAAGCTACTTCCACCTGAGGATTCAAATTTACGAGCTGCAAAGGAAAGCTCAATACACATAAG ATATGGACACTTTTTGTTCGATAGTGGGAGCTATGAGGAGGCAATGGAACAGTTTTCAGATTCACATGTGGACATTACTTATGTGTTATCTCTGTACCCATCTATCGTTCTGCCTCAAACAAATATTATAGGTGAACATGACAAGCTGCTGGACATGCCAGAATTAACAAGGGAATCCTCTGATGTGACAGATGAGATGGAATCATACTCTTTACAGCTTCATGATCCAGATGATAAATCGCCATTGGAGGCAAAGAAAATGAGTCACAATGCTCTAGCTGCCCTTGTGAAGTATTTGCAGAAGAAAAGAAGTGGAATAATTGAGAGAGCGACGGCTGAAGTAACAGAGGAGGTGGTCTCTGGAGCTGTTCACCACAGCTTAAAATTATCTGAGCCATATAAGGCAAAGAAGCTGAGCAAG AAACGAGCTCAGACACATACAAGCTCTATTGCTAGAGAAATGGCAACTGTACTAGATACTTCTCTGCTTCAAGCTCTTATTCTTACTGGGCAGTCATCAGTGGCAATAGAGTTGTTGAAAGGACTCAATTATTGTGACCTGAAGATATGCGAAGAGTTTTTGAAGGAAAGGAGCGAATATATGGTTTTACTTGAACTCTATAAAAGCAATGAAATGCACCGTGAAGCTCTCCGACTACTCAATCAGTTAGTTGAAGAATCAAAATCTGAAATGGAGAATGCAGATTTTAATAAAAAATTTAACCCTCAAATGATACTTGAATATCTCAGG CCCCTTTGTAGATCTGACCCAATGCTGGTTTTGGAGTCTTCCTTGTACGTCCTTGAGCGCAACCCATCAGAAACTATTCAGCTCTTTTTGTCTGAAAATGTTCCAGCAGATTTGGTAAATTCATATCTGAAGCAGCATGCTCCAAATTTGCAGTCAACGTACTTAGAACTAATGCTCTCAATGAATGATACTGGGATCAACCCTAATCTGCAAAATGAGCTG GTGCAACTGTACCTTTCTGAAGTTTTAGACTGGTACAAGATTCTGAAGGAAGAGGGAAACTGGACAGAGAAAACATATTCCCCAACACGGAAGAAGTTAATATCTACATTGGAGAGCAATTCAGGTTACAATACAGACTTACTTCTTAAGCGTCTTCCCCAGGACGCTCTTTTTGAGGAGCGTGCTATATTGTATGGGAAAATAAATCAACACCTCAGAGCGCTCTCTCTCTATGTTCACAAG CTCCAGATGCCAGAGCGAGCAGTTGCATACTGTGACCGTGTTTATGAGGAAAGAGAACAACAACCATCCAAATCAAATATCTATTTTAATCTTCTACAAATTTATCTGAACCCAAGAAAAGCTGAAAAGGAATTTGAGCAGAAAATTGTTCCAgttgcatcacaatactctGGAATCCAAAAGGCTAGTGCTACTAAGATCAAAGGGGGGCGCATAGGTAAGAAGGTCGTTGAGATTGAGGGGGCTGATGACATACGGTTTAGCCCCAGCGGAACAGATAGTGGCCGAAGTGATGGTGATGGAGATGATGTAAGCGATGTAAATGACGGAGGCCCTAtaatgttaaatgaagcactggaACTGTTAAGCCAACGGTGGGACAGAATAAATGGTGCTCAGGCTCTTAGGCTTTTACCAAGAGACACTAAACTCCAG GATCTTGTATCATTTCTTGAGCCACTATTGCGGAACTCTAGTGAGCATCGGCGCAATTATTTGGTTATCAAAAACTTGATTTTCCGGGCAAACTTGCAG GTCAAGGAGGATCTGTATAAGCGGTGTCAAGCTGTCGTCAAGATCGATGGAGATAGTATGTGTTCTCTTTGCCATAAGCGTGTTGCAAATAGTGCTTTTgccatttatccaaatggacagactttggtgcattttgTCTGCTTTAAAGAATCACAGCAAATTAAGGCTGTGAGAGGAGCAAACTCTCTGAAACGAAGATaa
- the LOC8060007 gene encoding PHD finger protein MALE MEIOCYTE DEATH 1 isoform X1 yields the protein MPSTRALRRFDPRRSPPARQSSQAAAAAAKEEEEACPWLLSSSSTSSSSSSASALFKHSATLSAAGPRAGSGTRVYPLRDFPGGDAAALGGAFRDNVRWLLKQWSCAPGSGSAWRALLSDERTGALVPIVAVEELAAASSSPLCDLCRCAGWSHHWVSKRKYHFIIPAVVDWDQPFSADALLGHTDHLLHGLIHSNGFGHLVTLHGRDGGSTFLSGCQIMDIWDQLCAALRVRFLCRAVSIVDLTQKHSVDLRLLLGVAQGKTWFTRWGYCLAKGCFSVSRSTYAAALEALATLPVDCLRSRHVRRVVTIYRRLSNKPLATVREFLLCLLDWKHLEAPHSPPRVKTSPRLMFLQPKSCMVKRLRQPCQRFEDVVDLLECRWSKKRLLSAAEVVVEKLREHADGTRITRQAVRDAARGSIGDTGLLDFVIKSLSDTVVGNHIVRRVPDPENRVLHFSLEEYADPEPQPQADHELEPVEIDAEHSPPAVRWPNTAEAERDLRAVCRAMVEARSEAAQAVLDCKHWVKWWGLRDESDDQLRFLVEWRPQPWEATELTKPMPPGDIVVVPLHTSIGELLVEAEHALRDTYCFFEDFQAESLDGIAGDKWDPVMLGGAESGDTIGVHGHGADMETGLRCQGGADAWEVQCVCGAQDDDGERMVACDACNVWHHTRCVGIADGAPVPPLFLCISCSGALMAAGPISG from the exons ATGCCGTCCACGCGCGCGCTCCGGCGGTTCGACCCGCGACGGTCGCCGCCGGCACGACAGAGctcgcaggcggcggcggccgccgcgaaggaggaggaggaagcgtgCCCGTGGCTGCTGTCCtcatcctccacctcgtcgtcttcctcctcgGCCTCCGCGCTCTTCAAGCACTCCGCCACCTTGTCGGCGGCTGGGCCGAGGGCCGGATCGGGGACGCGCGTGTACCCGCTGCGGGACTTCCCGGGCGGGGACGCGGCCGCGCTCGGCGGCGCGTTCCGGGACAACGTGCGGTGGCTCCTGAAGCAGTGGAGCTGCGCACCGGGTTCCGGGTCGGCGTGGCGCGCGCTGCTCTCGGACGAGCGTACGGGCGCCTTAGTCCCCATCGTCGCCGTGGAGGAGCTCGCCGCGGCGTCGTCATCGCCGCTCTGCGATCTCTGTCGCTGCGCCG GTTGGAGCCACCACTGGGTGTCAAAGCGGAAGTACCATTTCATCATTCCGGCAGTGGTCGACTGGGACCAGCCATTCAGTGCTGATGCGTTGCTTGGGCACACCGATCACCTTCTACATGGTCTGATCCATAGTAATGGCTTTGGTCACCTTGTCACTCTCCATGGTCGTGATGGTGGCTCCACTTTCCTCTCTGGCTGCCAGATCATGGATATATGGGATCAGCTTTGCGCAGCTCTCCGTGTAAG GTTTCTGTGCAGAGCCGTCTCTATTGTGGACTTGactcagaagcactctgtggaCCTCCGTCTCCTGCTTGGAGTGGCACAAGGCAAGACATGGTTCACTCGCTGGGGGTACTGCCTCGCCAAGGGTTGTTTCAGCGTGTCTAGGTCCACTTATGCTGCTGCACTTGAAGCCCTTGCTACCCTGCCTGTTGATTGTCTCCGTAGTCGTCATGTCCGTCGTGTGGTCACCATCTACCGCCGCCTATCCAACAAACCTCTGGCTACAGTCCGTGAGTTCCTCCTCTGCCTCCTTGATTGGAAGCACCTTGAGGCCCCGCATTCTCCTCCTCGCGTGAAGACATCCCCACGGCTGATGTTCTTGCAGCCAAAGTCATgtatggtgaagaggctcaggcaGCCATGCCAACGCTTTGAGGACGTAGTTGACCTGCTTGAGTGTCGGTGGTCAAAGAAGCGTCTGCTTAGTGCTGCAGAGGTTGTTGTTGAAAAGCTGCGGGAGCATGCCGATGGCACAAGGATAACACGGCAGGCAGTGCGAGATGCTGCCAGGGGTTCCATCGGTGACACTGGTCTCCTGGACTTCGTCATCAAGTCCCTCAGTGACACTGTTGTTGGTAACCACATTGTGCGCCGCGTGCCTGACCCTGAGAATCGTGTGCTTCATTTCAGCCTAGAGGAATATGCTGATCCTGAGCCACAGCCGCAGGCAGATCATGAGCTTGAGCCAGTGGAAATTGATGCAGAGCACAGCCCTCCTGCAGTCCGATGGCCAAACACAGCAGAGGCGGAGCGGGATCTGCGTGCTGTGTGCCGAGCAATGGTGGAGGCACGCAGTGAAGCAGCACAGGCTGTACTGGACTGCAAGCACTGGGTGAAATGGTGGGGCCTTAGGGATGAGTCTGATGACCAGCTAAGGTTCCTTGTCGAGTGGCGACCACAGCCATGGGAGGCTACTGAACTTACAAAGCCAATGCCGCCAGGGGATATCGTGGTAGTACCCCTGCATACATCCATTGGTGAGCTGCTTGTTGAGGCGGAGCATGCTCTGCGGGATACATACTGCTTCTTTGAGGATTTTCAGGCCGAGTCACTGGATGGCATTGCTGGGGATAAATGGGATCCGGTGATGCTTGGTGGAGCAGAGTCTGGTGACACCATCGGTGTGCACGGCCACGGAGCGGACATGGAGACTGGGCTGCGGTGCCAGGGAGGTGCAGATGCGTGGGAGGTGCAGTGTGTTTGTGGTGCACAGGACGACGATGGCGAGCGCATGGTGGCATGCGATGCATGCAATGTCTGGCACCATACACGCTGTGTCGGCATTGCAGATGGTGCTCCGGTGCCACCATTATTTCTCTGCATATCCTGTAGTGGCGCGCTCATGGCCGCTGGACCAATTTCTGGGTGA
- the LOC8062902 gene encoding uncharacterized protein LOC8062902 produces the protein MSITRLAASYVDPGTGAPLRRAILYVLVLLGSNLATFLLSSHYSSCATSPPAAAAAAPKMATPSPRNTTVPEQLADLPLEFHAFAGPHALPYGRNANWGTAELRPPVGHPCLSFPDLLAAFMSYPVNGSCPDDELPAQRLLLRGCEPLPRRRCRPAAPPDPAPPLPFPDALWSTPPDRSVHWSAYTCKSFRCLVDRARSPRFDDCKDCFDIAGGRERYRWLNATDKKRKNPLDFSIDEVLASASPPGSVRIGLDIGGGSGTFAVRMREHGVTVVATTVNLNGPFSSFVAARGIVPLYVSVAARLPFFDNTLDIVHSMHVLSGWIPPAALQFALFDVYRVLRPGGLFWLDHFFCGEAEMAAYVGVVESVGFGKLRWVTGRKLDRGPESKEMYLSALLEKPLKNSWRH, from the coding sequence ATGTCCATCACAAGGTTGGCCGCGTCGTACGTGGACCCCGGCACCGGAGCGCCCCTCCGCCGCGCGATCCTTtacgtcctcgtcctcctcggctCCAACCTCGCCAcgttcctcctctcctctcactATTCTTCCTGCGCGACGTCACCtccggccgccgcggcggcggcgccgaaaATGGCTACTCCAAGTCCGAGGAACACCACCGTCCCGGAGCAGCTGGCGGACCTCCCGCTGGAGTTCCACGCGTTCGCGGGGCCGCACGCGCTCCCGTACGGGCGCAACGCCAACTGGGGCACCGCCGAGCTGCGGCCGCCCGTGGGCCACCCGTGCCTGTCCTTCCCGGACCTGCTCGCCGCCTTCATGTCGTACCCCGTCAACGGCTCCTGCCCCGACGACGAGCTCCCCGCGcagcggctcctcctccgcggcTGCGAGCCCCTGCCGCGCCGACGCTGCCGACCCGCCGCGCCGCCGGACCCGGCGCCACCGCTGCCGTTCCCGGACGCGCTCTGGTCCACGCCGCCCGACCGCTCCGTGCACTGGTCCGCCTACACGTGCAAGTCCTTCCGCTGCCTCGTCGACCGCGCGCGCTCCCCGCGCTTCGACGACTGCAAGGACTGCTTCGACATCGCCGGCGGCCGGGAGCGCTACCGTTGGCTCAACGCCAcggacaagaagaggaagaacCCGCTCGACTTCTCCATCGACGAGGTGCTCGCGTCGGCGTCCCCGCCGGGGTCCGTCCGCATCGGGCTCGACATCGGCGGCGGCTCCGGCACCTTCGCCGTGCGCATGCGCGAGCACGGCGTCACCGTGGTGGCCACCACCGTGAACCTCAACGGCCCCTTCAGCTCCTTCGTGGCCGCGCGCGGGATCGTGCCGCTCTACGTCAGCGTCGCCGCGCGGCTGCCCTTCTTCGACAACACGCTGGACATCGTGCACTCCATGCACGTGCTCAGCGGCTGGATCCCGCCGGCCGCGCTGCAGTTCGCGCTGTTCGACGTGTACCGGGTGCTCCGGCCCGGCGGGCTGTTCTGGCTGGACCACTTCTTCTGCGGGGAGGCGGAGATGGCGGCGTACGTGGGTGTGGTGGAGAGCGTCGGGTTCGGAAAGCTGAGGTGGGTGACGGGCAGGAAGCTCGACAGGGGACCGGAGAGCAAGGAGATGTACCTCTCGGCATTGCTAGAGAAGCCGCTCAAGAACTCGTGGCGCCATTAA
- the LOC8060007 gene encoding PHD finger protein MALE MEIOCYTE DEATH 1 isoform X2, with amino-acid sequence MPSTRALRRFDPRRSPPARQSSQAAAAAAKEEEEACPWLLSSSSTSSSSSSASALFKHSATLSAAGPRAGSGTRVYPLRDFPGGDAAALGGAFRDNVRWLLKQWSCAPGSGSAWRALLSDERTGALVPIVAVEELAAASSSPLCDLCRCAGWSHHWVSKRKYHFIIPAVVDWDQPFSADALLGHTDHLLHGLIHSNGFGHLVTLHGRDGGSTFLSGCQIMDIWDQLCAALRVRAVSIVDLTQKHSVDLRLLLGVAQGKTWFTRWGYCLAKGCFSVSRSTYAAALEALATLPVDCLRSRHVRRVVTIYRRLSNKPLATVREFLLCLLDWKHLEAPHSPPRVKTSPRLMFLQPKSCMVKRLRQPCQRFEDVVDLLECRWSKKRLLSAAEVVVEKLREHADGTRITRQAVRDAARGSIGDTGLLDFVIKSLSDTVVGNHIVRRVPDPENRVLHFSLEEYADPEPQPQADHELEPVEIDAEHSPPAVRWPNTAEAERDLRAVCRAMVEARSEAAQAVLDCKHWVKWWGLRDESDDQLRFLVEWRPQPWEATELTKPMPPGDIVVVPLHTSIGELLVEAEHALRDTYCFFEDFQAESLDGIAGDKWDPVMLGGAESGDTIGVHGHGADMETGLRCQGGADAWEVQCVCGAQDDDGERMVACDACNVWHHTRCVGIADGAPVPPLFLCISCSGALMAAGPISG; translated from the exons ATGCCGTCCACGCGCGCGCTCCGGCGGTTCGACCCGCGACGGTCGCCGCCGGCACGACAGAGctcgcaggcggcggcggccgccgcgaaggaggaggaggaagcgtgCCCGTGGCTGCTGTCCtcatcctccacctcgtcgtcttcctcctcgGCCTCCGCGCTCTTCAAGCACTCCGCCACCTTGTCGGCGGCTGGGCCGAGGGCCGGATCGGGGACGCGCGTGTACCCGCTGCGGGACTTCCCGGGCGGGGACGCGGCCGCGCTCGGCGGCGCGTTCCGGGACAACGTGCGGTGGCTCCTGAAGCAGTGGAGCTGCGCACCGGGTTCCGGGTCGGCGTGGCGCGCGCTGCTCTCGGACGAGCGTACGGGCGCCTTAGTCCCCATCGTCGCCGTGGAGGAGCTCGCCGCGGCGTCGTCATCGCCGCTCTGCGATCTCTGTCGCTGCGCCG GTTGGAGCCACCACTGGGTGTCAAAGCGGAAGTACCATTTCATCATTCCGGCAGTGGTCGACTGGGACCAGCCATTCAGTGCTGATGCGTTGCTTGGGCACACCGATCACCTTCTACATGGTCTGATCCATAGTAATGGCTTTGGTCACCTTGTCACTCTCCATGGTCGTGATGGTGGCTCCACTTTCCTCTCTGGCTGCCAGATCATGGATATATGGGATCAGCTTTGCGCAGCTCTCCGTGTAAG AGCCGTCTCTATTGTGGACTTGactcagaagcactctgtggaCCTCCGTCTCCTGCTTGGAGTGGCACAAGGCAAGACATGGTTCACTCGCTGGGGGTACTGCCTCGCCAAGGGTTGTTTCAGCGTGTCTAGGTCCACTTATGCTGCTGCACTTGAAGCCCTTGCTACCCTGCCTGTTGATTGTCTCCGTAGTCGTCATGTCCGTCGTGTGGTCACCATCTACCGCCGCCTATCCAACAAACCTCTGGCTACAGTCCGTGAGTTCCTCCTCTGCCTCCTTGATTGGAAGCACCTTGAGGCCCCGCATTCTCCTCCTCGCGTGAAGACATCCCCACGGCTGATGTTCTTGCAGCCAAAGTCATgtatggtgaagaggctcaggcaGCCATGCCAACGCTTTGAGGACGTAGTTGACCTGCTTGAGTGTCGGTGGTCAAAGAAGCGTCTGCTTAGTGCTGCAGAGGTTGTTGTTGAAAAGCTGCGGGAGCATGCCGATGGCACAAGGATAACACGGCAGGCAGTGCGAGATGCTGCCAGGGGTTCCATCGGTGACACTGGTCTCCTGGACTTCGTCATCAAGTCCCTCAGTGACACTGTTGTTGGTAACCACATTGTGCGCCGCGTGCCTGACCCTGAGAATCGTGTGCTTCATTTCAGCCTAGAGGAATATGCTGATCCTGAGCCACAGCCGCAGGCAGATCATGAGCTTGAGCCAGTGGAAATTGATGCAGAGCACAGCCCTCCTGCAGTCCGATGGCCAAACACAGCAGAGGCGGAGCGGGATCTGCGTGCTGTGTGCCGAGCAATGGTGGAGGCACGCAGTGAAGCAGCACAGGCTGTACTGGACTGCAAGCACTGGGTGAAATGGTGGGGCCTTAGGGATGAGTCTGATGACCAGCTAAGGTTCCTTGTCGAGTGGCGACCACAGCCATGGGAGGCTACTGAACTTACAAAGCCAATGCCGCCAGGGGATATCGTGGTAGTACCCCTGCATACATCCATTGGTGAGCTGCTTGTTGAGGCGGAGCATGCTCTGCGGGATACATACTGCTTCTTTGAGGATTTTCAGGCCGAGTCACTGGATGGCATTGCTGGGGATAAATGGGATCCGGTGATGCTTGGTGGAGCAGAGTCTGGTGACACCATCGGTGTGCACGGCCACGGAGCGGACATGGAGACTGGGCTGCGGTGCCAGGGAGGTGCAGATGCGTGGGAGGTGCAGTGTGTTTGTGGTGCACAGGACGACGATGGCGAGCGCATGGTGGCATGCGATGCATGCAATGTCTGGCACCATACACGCTGTGTCGGCATTGCAGATGGTGCTCCGGTGCCACCATTATTTCTCTGCATATCCTGTAGTGGCGCGCTCATGGCCGCTGGACCAATTTCTGGGTGA
- the LOC8063374 gene encoding protein POLLEN DEFECTIVE IN GUIDANCE 1, whose product MSVRSGGRQLSFELLAGDLTADNADDISPRSLPDTTSDGQRRRRRRSKRKRGFRSPPIDEAASEGEQEPCVEGGGDSAAAFRVPDLRSTAETVCEGSDAERSAASCVTYVGVELRQRSVSVGARVLAASADDGTSSCGSSTRESAAAAAAAVADVAAMAWRPEANGGMMKKKLEKESSLDWEKYMKDNSNILGEVERLDNSPFRYFLGELYGGSSLRSTIAVGNEKKRQRVYNTMFHVPWRCERLIVAGFFVCLDSFLSLLTIMPARIVITIWRVLKTRKFRRPNAADLSDYGCFVVLALGVASLQMIDISLIYHVIRGQGTIKLYVVYNVLEIFDKLCQSFGEDVLQVLFNSAEGLSACSADNVTFELMRFILDEAIAVVAFVVHSFVLLAQAITLSTCIIAHNNALLALLVSNNFAEIKSNVFKRVSKENLHSLVYYDIIERFHITAFLLFVLAQNILEAEGPWFDSFLTNASLVFLCEVVIDAIKHSFLAKFNEIKPVAYSEFLEDLCKQILNDKPDDHKKDLTFIPLAPACVVIRVLTPVYATLLPAGPFIWRIFWILLWSILTYFMLAIFKIIVGLILRCLANWYVNLRLTRKQHAD is encoded by the exons ATGTCGGTCCGATCTGGCGGCCGCCAGCTATCCTTCGAGCTGCTCGCGGGCGACCTCACCGCCGACAACGCAGACGATATCTCCCCGCGCTCCCTGCCCGACACCACGTCTGATGGACAACGCCGGCGCAGGAGGCGGTCCAAGCGCAAGCGTGGGTTCCGGAGCCCTCCGATCGACGAGGCGGCCTCGGAGGGGGAGCAGGAGCCGTGCGTGGAGGGCGGCGGCGACTCGGCCGCGGCGTTCAGGGTCCCGGATCTGAGGTCTACTGCGGAGACTGTGTGCGAGGGCTCGGACGCCGAAAGGTCTGCGGCGAGCTGCGTGACCTATGTTGGCGTGGAGCTGAGGCAAAGGAGCGTCTCCGTGGGCGCGAGGGTGTTGGCGGCGTCCGCGGATGATGGGACCAGCAGCTGCGGCAGCAGCACGCGGGAGAGcgctgcagctgctgctgcagcggTGGCGGATGTGGCGGCCATGGCGTGGCGGCCTGAGGCGAATGGGggcatgatgaagaagaagctggagAAGGAGTCGTCGCTGGATTGGGAGAAGTACATGAAGGATAATAGCAACATTCTCGGAG AAGTTGAGCGCCTTGACAATTCACCATTCAGATATTTCCTTGGGGAACTATATGGTGGCAGTTCACTAAGAAGCACAATTGCAGTAGGCAATGAGAAGAAGCGACAGCGGGTGTACAACACTATGTTTCATGTCCCATGGAGATGTGAGCGG CTAATTGTCGCAGGATTCTTCGTCTGCTTGGATTCCTTTCTGTCGTTGCTTACAATTATGCCAGCACGAATTGTCATTACCATCTGGCGGGTGCTGAAGACCAG GAAGTTTCGACGGCCAAATGCTGCTGATTTATCAGATTATGGATGTTTTGTAGTTCTAGCCCTTGGAGTTGCTTCTTTGCAAATGATAG ATATTAGCTTAATTTACCATGTCATTCGTGGTCAGGGCACGATCAAGCTTTATGTCGTATACAACGTACTAGAG ATCTTTGACAAACTCTGTCAATCATTCGGTGAGGACGTGCTGCAAGTTCTGTTCAACTCAGCTGAGGGGTTGTCAGCATGCTCGGCAGATAATGTGACATTTGAACTGATGCGGTTCATTTTGGACGAGGCGATAGCCGTTGTTGCATTTG TTGTCCATTCATTTGTCTTGTTAGCTCAGGCGATCACCCTGTCAACATGTATTATTGCCCACAACAATGCATTATTGGCTCTACTGGTATCAAACAATTTTGCTGAGATAAAAAGTAATGTATTTAAGCGTGTTAGCAAAGAGAATCTTCATAGTTTGGTATACTATG ACATCATCGAGCGATTTCACATCACGGCCTTTCTGCTATTTGTTCTTGCTCAAAATATCTTGGAAGCAGAGGGTCCATGGTTCGACAGCTTTCTTACT AATGCGTCATTGGTTTTTTTGTGTGAAGTAgttattgatgctatcaaacaTTCCTTCCTTGCAAAATTTAATGAGATAAAGCCAGTTGCTTATTCAGAGTTCTTGGAAGATCTTTGCAAGCAG ATTTTGAATGACAAACCTGATGACCATAAGAAGGACCTAACATTCATCCCCCTTGCCCCAGCTTGTGTT GTAATTCGTGTATTGACCCCGGTATATGCTACCCTCCTTCCTGCTGGCCCTTTTATCTGGAGAATATTCTGGATTTTACTTTGGTCAATTCTGACCTATTTTATGCTCGCCATATTCAAGATAATCGTGGGATTGATACTGCGCTGCCTTGCAAATTGGTATGTAAATCTACGGCTCACAAGAAAACAACATGCGGATTGA